A genomic segment from Leptospira mtsangambouensis encodes:
- a CDS encoding SDR family NAD(P)-dependent oxidoreductase, which produces MKLNKNSRNILVTGAGSGLGFAVVERLIQNKNNRVFGTALDEKEAKTLQKKFGERFFPIIVDVRNESNTVSAASKLEHLLKGEGLSALMNIAGIVTNGPLNDMTSTDFQNVINVNLIGIHNMCRSVLPLLVKGKGRIVNISSQGGSRTLPFNGVYSASKFGVEALSTAMRLEFYCLGIKVIVVAPAMINTPMATKIQNDLKRKPSLKVYEEPLLRFLAKAENSFRHGIPVEKVADTIIRATTLKNPSHRYDIHQNWWRDYLLMKLLPTKWKDFIFRKTFGL; this is translated from the coding sequence ATGAAATTGAATAAAAATTCGAGAAATATTTTGGTAACAGGTGCTGGTTCGGGGCTTGGTTTTGCTGTAGTAGAACGATTGATTCAAAACAAAAACAATAGAGTTTTTGGAACTGCCTTAGATGAAAAAGAAGCCAAAACTTTGCAAAAAAAATTCGGTGAAAGATTCTTCCCGATCATTGTCGATGTTCGCAATGAATCAAACACTGTCTCCGCTGCATCGAAATTGGAGCACCTCTTGAAAGGAGAAGGACTCAGTGCACTAATGAATATTGCCGGCATTGTCACGAACGGTCCTCTTAACGATATGACTTCAACAGACTTTCAAAATGTAATCAATGTAAACCTCATAGGTATTCATAATATGTGTAGGTCAGTACTGCCACTCTTGGTAAAAGGCAAAGGACGAATCGTGAATATTAGTTCACAAGGAGGTTCACGAACTCTTCCCTTTAATGGAGTTTATTCGGCGAGTAAATTTGGAGTAGAGGCATTATCAACCGCAATGCGCCTTGAATTTTATTGTTTGGGGATCAAGGTAATTGTCGTTGCGCCTGCAATGATCAATACACCGATGGCAACAAAAATTCAAAATGATCTAAAGAGAAAACCTTCACTCAAAGTTTACGAAGAGCCACTTCTTCGTTTTCTAGCGAAAGCAGAAAATTCATTTCGTCACGGGATACCTGTGGAAAAAGTCGCCGATACAATCATTCGGGCTACTACATTGAAGAATCCAAGTCACCGTTATGATATCCATCAGAATTGGTGGCGCGATTATCTTTTAATGAAATTGCTTCCTACAAAATGGAAGGATTTCATTTTCCGAAAAACATTTGGACTTTGA
- a CDS encoding VOC family protein: MKKTLSVFGVLLAGILIWSIGSDSKSNYRKLDNSDFLYATVIMNSKNPEKLFLFYQNTFGAILLENVTDWNLTENKEVYTLRTSGYAEEGPSLTIFKSKQTKPDVSFANDLGYAHICFESDNVPGLIKRIRSNGGKIISTFDDLEKVPAVYAADPDGNIFEVHLPFPTPVTPKTIYRTLNSLIRTNLKLSPPENDSIRFLHVNINSKDWVKTIEFYNQVLNTQTTGFERDYSGDFIKNLTGVNGAIVKGKHVVLPGYSDGGPTFEVFTYNESSSKKIPNQFDLGRVATGFYVQNLNNALEMFTKAGGSILNQKNNEWALLKDLDGNLIVYVERKTIKRD, encoded by the coding sequence ATGAAAAAAACTTTATCCGTTTTTGGGGTTTTACTCGCAGGTATTTTGATTTGGTCAATAGGATCTGATTCAAAAAGCAATTATAGAAAATTAGATAATTCTGATTTTCTATATGCGACTGTGATAATGAATAGCAAAAATCCAGAAAAACTTTTTTTGTTTTACCAAAACACTTTTGGTGCAATCCTTTTAGAAAATGTAACTGATTGGAATCTAACAGAAAATAAAGAAGTGTATACGTTACGTACTTCTGGATATGCAGAAGAAGGACCCAGTCTAACTATTTTTAAATCCAAACAAACAAAGCCGGATGTTTCTTTCGCTAATGATTTAGGGTATGCTCATATTTGTTTTGAAAGTGATAATGTTCCTGGTCTGATTAAAAGGATTCGAAGTAACGGCGGTAAAATCATTAGTACATTTGATGATTTGGAAAAAGTCCCGGCTGTGTATGCAGCTGATCCAGATGGAAATATTTTTGAGGTTCATTTGCCTTTCCCAACCCCTGTGACTCCGAAAACCATTTATAGAACCTTAAATTCACTGATAAGAACCAATTTAAAATTATCACCTCCAGAAAACGATTCAATTCGGTTTCTACATGTTAATATTAACTCGAAAGATTGGGTGAAAACCATTGAGTTCTATAACCAAGTTTTAAACACACAGACTACAGGCTTTGAAAGAGATTACAGTGGCGATTTTATCAAAAACCTAACAGGAGTCAATGGTGCTATTGTAAAAGGAAAACATGTTGTTTTGCCAGGATATAGCGACGGTGGACCAACTTTTGAGGTGTTTACTTACAATGAGTCATCATCAAAAAAAATTCCTAATCAATTTGATCTTGGACGTGTGGCCACAGGGTTCTATGTTCAAAATCTTAACAATGCGTTGGAAATGTTTACAAAAGCCGGAGGTTCTATTCTGAACCAAAAAAATAACGAATGGGCCCTCCTTAAAGATTTGGATGGGAACTTAATAGTGTACGTAGAACGAAAAACAATTAAAAGAGACTAA
- a CDS encoding alcohol dehydrogenase catalytic domain-containing protein, giving the protein MLYKIPKKMKALKQIGPLPEEFLSNPNEIKKCLELIEVDVPKPGPGQVLVKVNRGSMNPNDLYHIRGVYSSTLNYPYPRGVGFEGAGVVVASGGGIIGRLRLGKRVSLYNKNGMFAEYVLADALKLIVLPDDVHFQDAASSVANPITGVGMAKWAKASGSKYFFITAAAGAVARMTMRVAHSYGLKSIAIVRREEQIQLCKEEGASYVLNQSDPNFEENLTALCKEVNCTYGFDCIGGEMPLTLIRALPQGSTLCMYGYFNTGPMSFQPQKLFNGWKIAFFETEYYVNSLSLLSRFLLSREVINNVNGMFRPKVHKQFKLENAFEAYAYYSNHMTDGKIQIVVGEEN; this is encoded by the coding sequence ATGTTATACAAAATACCAAAAAAAATGAAGGCCCTAAAACAAATAGGACCTTTACCAGAAGAGTTCCTTTCTAATCCGAATGAGATCAAAAAGTGTTTAGAACTAATTGAGGTGGATGTTCCAAAGCCAGGACCTGGACAAGTACTCGTAAAGGTAAATCGGGGCTCCATGAACCCTAATGATTTATACCACATCCGTGGAGTTTACAGCTCCACTTTAAACTACCCTTATCCACGTGGGGTTGGATTCGAAGGTGCTGGAGTTGTGGTTGCGAGTGGTGGCGGAATCATTGGTCGACTTAGATTGGGGAAACGTGTTTCGCTTTATAATAAAAATGGAATGTTTGCCGAATATGTGTTAGCTGATGCATTGAAGCTGATAGTTCTTCCTGATGATGTTCATTTCCAAGATGCTGCATCATCAGTTGCAAATCCAATTACTGGTGTAGGAATGGCAAAGTGGGCAAAGGCATCTGGTTCTAAATATTTTTTTATCACAGCTGCGGCAGGTGCAGTCGCACGGATGACAATGCGAGTGGCTCATAGTTATGGGTTAAAGAGTATCGCAATTGTTCGCAGAGAGGAACAGATTCAGCTATGTAAAGAAGAGGGTGCTTCTTATGTTTTAAATCAATCAGATCCAAATTTTGAGGAGAATCTTACTGCTTTATGTAAAGAAGTAAATTGTACTTATGGATTTGATTGTATTGGTGGAGAAATGCCACTTACTCTAATTCGTGCGTTACCACAAGGTTCTACACTTTGTATGTATGGGTATTTTAATACAGGGCCTATGTCATTCCAACCGCAAAAATTATTTAACGGATGGAAAATCGCATTCTTTGAAACAGAATATTACGTCAATTCATTGTCACTTCTTTCCCGATTTCTATTATCTAGAGAGGTAATCAATAATGTAAATGGAATGTTTAGGCCAAAAGTTCATAAACAATTTAAATTGGAAAATGCCTTCGAAGCCTATGCCTATTATAGCAACCATATGACTGATGGCAAAATCCAAATTGTTGTTGGAGAAGAAAACTAG
- a CDS encoding helix-turn-helix transcriptional regulator, producing MDLDQTGIMYLWNSRVMYATNAMQTDFHEHYAATLAISISLEKKIHIETETNSGDYRVALVGPNTFHRTVAPGVEMIALIIDPETYEYGSIADRTKNGFVKEFEISPFVPLKSKLWDLYYGNLSNEQAWELQQELLRSIFPFEVLPKKIDERILRIAHKVRTELPNTIRMKEIGKEFSISDDRLVRLFKESMGIPLRRYLLWVKLLKASYLLKNGISLTEVAHAAGFSDSAHFTRTFKENFGFVPSLFFGHLRSTEVRFCETE from the coding sequence ATGGATTTAGATCAAACTGGGATTATGTATCTCTGGAATAGTCGGGTTATGTATGCAACGAATGCAATGCAGACAGATTTCCACGAACATTATGCAGCAACTTTGGCTATCTCCATTTCTCTTGAAAAAAAAATCCATATTGAAACAGAAACTAACTCAGGTGATTACCGAGTGGCTCTCGTTGGACCAAATACTTTTCATAGAACGGTAGCGCCTGGAGTAGAAATGATTGCGTTGATCATTGATCCTGAAACTTACGAGTATGGTTCCATTGCAGATCGCACAAAAAACGGATTTGTTAAAGAATTTGAGATTTCCCCTTTCGTTCCATTAAAATCCAAACTTTGGGACTTGTATTATGGGAATCTTTCCAACGAACAAGCATGGGAATTACAACAAGAGTTATTAAGATCTATTTTCCCTTTTGAAGTATTACCTAAAAAAATAGATGAAAGGATACTAAGGATTGCCCATAAAGTTCGAACTGAGTTACCTAATACAATTCGAATGAAAGAAATTGGAAAAGAATTTTCAATATCCGATGATAGACTCGTACGTTTATTTAAAGAATCAATGGGCATCCCACTGAGAAGATATCTTTTGTGGGTGAAACTATTAAAAGCCAGTTATCTTTTAAAAAATGGTATCAGCCTCACGGAAGTAGCGCATGCCGCTGGTTTCTCAGATTCGGCACACTTCACAAGAACATTCAAAGAAAATTTTGGGTTTGTTCCCTCACTCTTCTTCGGTCATTTAAGATCCACTGAAGTCCGATTTTGCGAAACAGAGTAA
- the amt gene encoding ammonium transporter yields the protein MSVQKSLLDILWVLVCSGLVLMMQGGFLVLESGLTRAKNSINVAIKNIADFGVATLLFYLFGFGIMFGSSFYGLLGTDLFLPNFPKDNAWPPTFFLFQLMFCGTASTIVSGAVAERLKFPSYLLATALISGIIYPIVGHWVWGGTFTETSKGWLEQLGFHDFAGSTQVHSVGGWVSLALLLVVGPRLGRFKDGEPSKAVTGSNLPLAMLGGIILWFGWMGFNGGSTLAFNGSVPIVILNTIIASGFSMMVALFLTWFVKGYPEAISPLNGSLAGLVSITASADCVEPAQAALIGMIAGALTIPAEKLLEKWKIDDAVGAVPVHLVGGLWGTFAVGIFGDLEKLGATSGRGDFLLIQVLGAFVIGLFAFCVSYFIFKSINRFYHLRVDETEERMGLNISEHKATTELIDLFLSMDYQHKTGDLTLDVPVEPFTEVGQIAERYNLVLGKVRSTLKENEDSRIEIANAYEKVRNEQERAEKLLLNVLPKSIAEELKEKQGLIANSYPEVSVLFADIVGFTQISSGMKPEAVVRILNEIFSYFDVLAEKYRLEKIKTIGDAYMAVAGLPAPDQFHSLLATHMAWDMKSLLSRLRLGKSGTKLSMRIGINTGPVVAGVIGTKKFIYDIWGDAVNLASRMESHGLPNEIQITESTADLIRSDFELEERGEIEVKGKGKIKTFLVKQRIREPEVSLPYFQFAT from the coding sequence ATGTCGGTTCAAAAAAGTCTATTGGATATTTTGTGGGTACTTGTCTGTTCGGGTCTTGTGTTGATGATGCAAGGAGGGTTTTTGGTATTGGAGTCTGGATTGACTCGAGCAAAAAACTCAATCAACGTTGCGATAAAAAACATAGCAGATTTCGGTGTTGCAACTCTTCTATTTTATCTTTTCGGATTTGGAATCATGTTTGGGTCATCCTTTTATGGCTTGTTAGGTACTGATTTATTTTTGCCTAACTTTCCTAAGGACAATGCCTGGCCTCCCACTTTCTTTTTGTTCCAGTTGATGTTTTGCGGAACAGCATCGACGATTGTTTCTGGTGCTGTTGCAGAACGTTTGAAGTTTCCATCCTATTTACTCGCCACTGCTCTTATCTCCGGTATCATCTATCCAATTGTTGGGCATTGGGTTTGGGGTGGGACATTTACAGAAACATCCAAAGGTTGGTTGGAACAATTAGGGTTTCATGACTTTGCTGGATCCACTCAAGTACATAGTGTGGGTGGTTGGGTTTCTTTAGCTCTCCTTCTTGTAGTGGGTCCAAGGCTTGGAAGATTCAAAGACGGTGAACCTTCCAAAGCTGTGACAGGAAGTAATCTCCCTTTGGCAATGTTAGGTGGAATAATTCTTTGGTTTGGGTGGATGGGATTTAATGGCGGAAGCACACTGGCTTTTAACGGATCTGTCCCAATCGTAATTTTAAATACCATTATAGCCTCAGGTTTTTCGATGATGGTGGCTTTGTTTTTGACTTGGTTTGTAAAAGGATATCCAGAGGCTATTTCTCCACTTAACGGATCTTTGGCGGGGCTTGTTTCCATCACAGCCAGTGCCGATTGTGTAGAACCAGCTCAAGCTGCGTTGATTGGTATGATAGCTGGAGCACTTACGATTCCTGCTGAAAAATTACTCGAAAAATGGAAAATTGACGATGCAGTTGGTGCGGTTCCTGTTCATCTTGTTGGTGGGCTTTGGGGAACTTTTGCAGTGGGAATTTTTGGAGATTTAGAAAAGTTAGGTGCAACAAGTGGAAGAGGGGATTTTTTACTCATCCAAGTTTTGGGTGCATTTGTGATTGGTTTATTTGCTTTTTGTGTTTCCTATTTTATTTTCAAAAGTATCAATCGATTTTACCATCTAAGAGTGGATGAAACAGAAGAAAGGATGGGTTTAAATATTTCTGAACACAAAGCCACAACAGAACTCATTGATCTTTTTTTATCAATGGATTACCAACATAAAACGGGAGATTTAACTCTTGATGTTCCTGTAGAACCTTTTACTGAAGTGGGCCAAATTGCAGAGAGATATAACCTAGTTCTTGGCAAAGTTCGATCCACTCTAAAAGAAAATGAAGACTCACGAATTGAAATTGCAAATGCATATGAAAAGGTACGAAATGAACAAGAGCGAGCCGAAAAACTTCTGTTAAATGTTTTACCAAAGTCAATTGCAGAAGAGTTAAAAGAAAAACAAGGATTAATTGCCAACAGTTATCCAGAGGTGTCTGTTCTATTCGCAGATATTGTCGGTTTTACTCAAATTTCTTCAGGAATGAAACCGGAAGCAGTGGTTCGCATTTTAAATGAAATTTTTTCTTATTTTGATGTCCTCGCGGAAAAGTATCGTTTGGAAAAAATCAAAACCATTGGAGATGCTTATATGGCAGTAGCCGGTTTACCTGCGCCTGATCAATTCCATTCTTTACTTGCGACTCATATGGCCTGGGATATGAAATCTCTTCTTTCAAGGTTGCGGCTTGGAAAAAGTGGAACCAAACTTAGTATGAGGATTGGAATTAACACTGGTCCGGTAGTTGCTGGTGTGATTGGGACCAAAAAATTTATTTATGATATTTGGGGTGATGCGGTCAATCTTGCTTCCCGGATGGAGTCACATGGTCTACCAAACGAAATCCAAATTACGGAATCTACGGCAGATCTAATCCGATCCGATTTTGAATTGGAAGAAAGAGGTGAAATTGAAGTCAAGGGAAAAGGAAAAATCAAAACCTTCCTCGTCAAACAAAGGATACGTGAACCAGAAGTCAGTTTGCCTTATTTTCAGTTTGCAACATAG
- a CDS encoding zinc-binding dehydrogenase, producing the protein MRRIVTRKKGGLEVLKIEEVRDLLPTSGEVRIAVKAAGINFADVMIRMGSYPNPPVYPCTVGYEVSGIIDKVSSDVDSSWLGKEVVAITKFNGQAEQVNVPIDQVYEKPPNMSFEQGAAFLVNYITAYQILIAMGGLQSNESVLIHNVGGGVGLAALEIAKHIGAKTFGTASGHKHAFLTKQGLDHAIDYTKQNWKEEVMKLTGGRGLDFVMDPIGGKNLKLSFLSLSSTGRVALFGLSSAAVPGIRGKFEKLKMLIQTPVFHAIQLLVSNKGIFGVNTSRLWHEKKKINHWVEALVNGQKEGWINPYVDRIFTFDQIAEAHQYIESRKNIGKVVLVP; encoded by the coding sequence ATGAGAAGAATTGTCACTCGAAAGAAAGGTGGCTTGGAAGTATTGAAGATTGAAGAGGTGCGAGACCTATTACCTACTTCAGGTGAAGTTCGAATTGCAGTAAAGGCAGCGGGAATTAACTTCGCAGATGTCATGATTCGTATGGGTTCCTATCCAAATCCACCAGTATACCCATGCACGGTTGGATATGAAGTATCTGGGATAATTGATAAAGTTTCATCTGACGTTGATTCGTCTTGGTTAGGTAAAGAAGTTGTGGCGATTACAAAATTTAATGGTCAAGCAGAACAGGTAAATGTTCCGATCGACCAAGTCTACGAAAAACCACCTAATATGTCTTTCGAACAAGGTGCCGCTTTTTTGGTAAATTACATTACTGCATATCAAATACTGATCGCTATGGGGGGATTACAATCCAACGAATCAGTGTTAATACACAATGTAGGTGGTGGTGTGGGACTTGCAGCATTAGAAATTGCGAAACACATAGGTGCAAAAACTTTTGGTACTGCAAGTGGTCACAAACATGCTTTTTTAACAAAGCAGGGATTAGATCATGCCATCGACTACACAAAACAGAACTGGAAAGAAGAAGTAATGAAGCTTACAGGTGGTCGCGGTCTAGATTTTGTAATGGATCCAATTGGTGGGAAAAATTTGAAATTGAGTTTTTTATCTTTAAGCAGCACAGGTAGAGTTGCTCTATTTGGGCTTTCATCTGCTGCTGTACCTGGTATTAGAGGGAAATTTGAAAAGTTAAAAATGTTAATTCAAACACCAGTTTTTCATGCAATCCAACTATTAGTTTCTAATAAAGGAATATTTGGTGTGAATACTTCTAGGTTATGGCATGAGAAGAAAAAAATAAATCACTGGGTTGAAGCATTAGTTAATGGTCAGAAAGAGGGTTGGATCAATCCTTATGTAGATAGAATATTTACTTTTGATCAAATTGCAGAAGCTCATCAATACATTGAATCAAGAAAAAATATCGGCAAAGTCGTATTAGTCCCATAA
- a CDS encoding SMP-30/gluconolactonase/LRE family protein, with translation MINKYYIFGVVTIFVVLSWLLTTPPSYNEVSKARLVEEMPMELKNADIGDLISTDIVDLGKEIPGHDEIIGIPGTNKVLVSARDEWIWLVDLDTNTAEKFAESPVSPTGATLVPGKKDQLYFCMARLDYNKYQKNPGLYVLDLNSKKFEEIVTRVPITGNMREDGLEIPNQKSEDQVVVYSNPLKNTKVSDLYGEGSRPLQFCNDLAVSKDGRHVYITEPFSHPKASSGLGAFAEGITLAHNGRVWRYDTEKKTIGLVIENIVFADGILIEYNKNGEEESLLISETVNFRMGRASLFGPNQGKYTVLWDNLPGLPDGLDRDKDGRVLVALIKDRTGLMNWLHRNPWIKPLILRIPPTWLPKSKGTGILVLSPDASEVIAYSHHNGTKILDVSVVAPVGDKFFLPSFYKDNTGIHYIPMNSLLLKSKDKILSRDK, from the coding sequence ATGATTAACAAATATTATATTTTTGGAGTCGTCACAATTTTTGTAGTATTGTCTTGGCTGTTGACAACTCCCCCAAGTTATAATGAAGTCTCAAAAGCTCGTTTGGTAGAAGAAATGCCTATGGAGTTGAAAAATGCCGACATAGGTGATCTAATTTCCACAGACATTGTAGACTTAGGAAAAGAAATACCTGGCCATGATGAAATCATTGGGATTCCAGGAACCAATAAAGTTTTAGTGAGTGCAAGAGATGAATGGATTTGGTTAGTCGATCTTGATACAAATACTGCTGAAAAATTTGCAGAATCTCCAGTTTCACCTACTGGTGCTACCTTGGTCCCAGGGAAAAAAGATCAACTTTATTTCTGTATGGCTCGACTTGATTATAATAAATATCAAAAAAATCCTGGTTTGTATGTATTGGATCTCAATTCTAAAAAATTCGAGGAAATTGTTACGCGCGTCCCTATAACAGGGAATATGCGAGAGGACGGATTGGAAATTCCAAATCAAAAATCTGAAGATCAGGTTGTCGTATATTCGAATCCACTTAAAAATACAAAAGTTTCTGATTTATATGGAGAGGGCAGCCGACCTTTGCAATTTTGTAATGATTTAGCTGTCTCTAAAGATGGACGTCATGTTTATATCACAGAGCCTTTCAGTCATCCGAAAGCTTCCTCAGGACTTGGTGCATTTGCTGAAGGGATCACCTTGGCTCACAATGGTCGTGTTTGGCGATATGATACAGAGAAAAAAACAATCGGTCTAGTCATAGAGAACATTGTATTCGCCGATGGAATATTAATCGAATACAATAAAAATGGTGAAGAAGAAAGTTTACTCATTAGCGAAACTGTCAATTTCCGAATGGGTCGCGCTTCTTTGTTTGGGCCAAACCAAGGAAAATATACAGTTTTATGGGATAATCTTCCCGGTTTACCAGATGGTCTTGATAGAGATAAGGATGGAAGAGTTTTGGTTGCTCTTATCAAAGACCGAACAGGTCTAATGAATTGGCTGCATAGAAATCCTTGGATCAAACCTTTGATACTTCGTATCCCACCTACCTGGTTACCAAAATCAAAAGGAACAGGGATTCTTGTTTTGTCACCTGATGCTAGTGAGGTGATAGCATATAGCCACCATAATGGAACTAAAATTTTAGATGTTTCTGTGGTAGCTCCTGTAGGTGATAAATTTTTTCTCCCTAGTTTTTATAAAGATAATACAGGAATTCACTATATACCAATGAATTCTCTTTTATTAAAATCAAAAGATAAAATTTTGAGTCGGGACAAATAA
- a CDS encoding MBL fold metallo-hydrolase → MINFALISNEVTKKRWDSPNYKDGAFHNLDGSKTMAEGASLLGIVYDYLISRQFVREPSGPIPTIKTNLKNLPKDKDLYVWFGHSSFLLQLNGQTILIDPAFSGYASPVSFSNLAYPGTDVYAVDDFPDIDYLLITHDHYDHLDLKTISKLKDKIRNVVVPLGIGDYFRELGFTESVISEKDWFDEVILANDDKLILTPTKHSSGRSIFQNQTLWTSYVILSEKLKIYISGDGGYGPHFSEYGKKYGPFTIAILENGQYRKIWKNVHSFPEEVIQTAKDLQTQYLIPVHSSKFTMALHEWDEPLKRIHSLGIHQNINVVTPMIGEALDLSHPETQCPKWWEKVK, encoded by the coding sequence ATGATTAACTTCGCATTAATTTCTAATGAAGTCACTAAAAAAAGGTGGGATTCTCCGAATTATAAGGATGGTGCGTTTCATAATCTTGATGGTTCCAAAACTATGGCTGAGGGAGCAAGTTTACTCGGCATTGTCTATGACTATTTGATCAGTAGGCAGTTTGTACGAGAACCTAGTGGCCCCATACCAACCATCAAAACTAACTTAAAAAACTTACCAAAAGATAAGGATCTATACGTATGGTTTGGTCATTCTTCATTTCTTTTACAATTAAATGGTCAGACAATTTTAATTGACCCTGCGTTTAGTGGATATGCATCTCCTGTAAGTTTTAGTAACCTTGCTTATCCCGGAACTGATGTTTACGCTGTGGATGATTTTCCAGACATTGATTATTTGCTGATTACTCATGACCATTATGATCATCTCGATTTAAAAACTATATCAAAATTGAAAGACAAGATTAGAAATGTAGTCGTACCGCTTGGCATTGGTGATTATTTTAGAGAATTAGGATTTACTGAAAGTGTTATTTCCGAAAAAGATTGGTTCGATGAAGTGATCCTTGCCAATGATGACAAATTGATTTTGACACCTACAAAACATTCCTCAGGTCGTAGTATTTTTCAAAATCAAACCTTATGGACTTCCTATGTAATTCTTTCTGAAAAACTTAAAATCTACATCAGTGGTGATGGAGGTTATGGTCCGCATTTTTCAGAGTATGGGAAAAAATATGGGCCATTTACAATTGCAATTTTAGAAAATGGGCAATATAGAAAAATTTGGAAAAACGTACATTCATTTCCAGAGGAAGTGATACAAACAGCAAAAGATCTACAAACCCAGTATTTGATCCCGGTTCATTCTTCAAAGTTCACAATGGCATTACATGAATGGGATGAACCTCTTAAACGAATTCATTCCTTGGGGATACATCAAAATATTAACGTAGTCACACCCATGATCGGTGAGGCATTGGATCTCAGTCATCCAGAGACCCAATGCCCTAAATGGTGGGAAAAAGTGAAATAA